In the Helicobacter typhlonius genome, one interval contains:
- a CDS encoding TRAP transporter large permease, producing the protein MSVAYLLLVLFGLLLLGVPVSIALGVSAISALFFFTSYNIVGSAEIMFNGLKPALMAIPMFILAGSLMSKGSSAQRIISFATSLVGHLPGGLPMSAILACIIFAAVSGSSPATVIAVGSVMFVAIKNAGYPKSYAVGAVTSAGSLGILIPPSVVMIVYGVTAEVSIEKLFIAGIVPGVMIGAMMMLYAYIGAKRLGFKASKPESFKIRFKKFREAFWALLIIFVIIGGIYGGIFTATEAAGISAVYAFIISVFVYKDIKFKELYGVFLDAAITTAMIFFIIGFAVVFAHFLTNERIPHLIAEFLVAQNMSWWAFLILVNLVLFVMGQFMEPSSVIMIMTPLLLPIALALGIDPIHFGIVMVVNMELGMLTPPVGLNLFVASSLTGLSLKDVTSAVLPWLCVMLVGLLLITYIPQISLWLPNQI; encoded by the coding sequence ATGAGTGTCGCATATTTATTGCTTGTGTTGTTTGGGTTGCTTCTTTTGGGAGTACCCGTAAGTATTGCCTTAGGCGTAAGTGCCATAAGTGCGCTTTTCTTTTTTACTTCATATAATATTGTTGGCTCGGCTGAAATTATGTTTAATGGCTTGAAACCTGCGCTTATGGCAATTCCTATGTTTATCTTAGCTGGCTCTTTGATGAGCAAAGGTAGCTCAGCTCAACGCATTATTAGCTTTGCTACTTCGCTTGTGGGGCATTTGCCCGGTGGGTTGCCTATGAGTGCGATTTTGGCTTGTATCATCTTTGCTGCGGTAAGTGGCAGCTCTCCTGCAACCGTTATCGCTGTTGGTTCAGTGATGTTTGTGGCTATTAAAAACGCTGGTTACCCTAAAAGCTATGCTGTGGGTGCAGTCACCTCCGCGGGGAGCTTGGGGATTCTTATTCCGCCTTCTGTGGTAATGATTGTCTATGGCGTAACTGCCGAAGTATCGATTGAGAAGCTATTTATAGCTGGGATAGTCCCAGGTGTAATGATAGGTGCTATGATGATGCTCTATGCCTACATAGGTGCAAAAAGGCTGGGATTCAAAGCAAGCAAACCTGAAAGCTTTAAAATAAGATTTAAAAAATTCCGCGAAGCGTTTTGGGCTTTACTTATCATTTTTGTCATCATTGGTGGTATTTATGGGGGTATTTTCACCGCCACAGAAGCCGCGGGTATTAGCGCGGTGTATGCGTTTATCATCTCTGTTTTTGTATATAAAGACATTAAGTTTAAAGAACTTTATGGTGTTTTTTTAGACGCGGCAATTACCACTGCGATGATATTTTTCATCATCGGCTTCGCTGTCGTTTTCGCACATTTTTTGACAAATGAGAGAATCCCTCATCTCATCGCCGAATTCCTCGTGGCACAAAATATGAGCTGGTGGGCATTCCTCATACTTGTTAATCTCGTGCTATTTGTTATGGGGCAGTTTATGGAGCCAAGCTCTGTCATTATGATTATGACACCCTTACTCCTACCTATCGCATTAGCCTTAGGTATTGACCCCATACACTTTGGTATCGTTATGGTTGTCAATATGGAGCTAGGAATGCTCACACCGCCTGTGGGACTAAATCTTTTTGTGGCAAGCTCACTTACTGGACTAAGTCTCAAGGATGTAACAAGTGCCGTGTTGCCTTGGCTTTGCGTGATGCTGGTTGGCTTGCTACTTATTACATATATCCCGCAAATCTCTCTCTGGTTGCCAAACCAAATTTAA
- a CDS encoding TRAP transporter small permease encodes MLSFIAKPFVWAHHNPRVLRIFAILDKIIASINKTIAVMGLTIGVLITAINVFCRYLTGLFPDTFQLSLTWAEEVARYCFLWSAFFGAAYGFRKGVHISVTMLLDKFPPKLAKACVISIHIINSLFLAFMAYAGIMVCYDNYMLGYMSEALHNVPLWIFLLCLPFAFFGATYRSIEKIYEVSWTDADKVVRNAETEMIHDSVIKN; translated from the coding sequence ATGCTTTCTTTTATTGCTAAACCATTTGTGTGGGCTCACCATAACCCACGCGTTCTTCGAATCTTTGCTATCTTAGATAAGATTATCGCCTCTATCAATAAAACTATTGCGGTAATGGGCTTAACCATTGGTGTGCTTATCACAGCAATAAATGTATTCTGCCGCTACCTCACAGGGCTTTTTCCCGATACTTTCCAGCTCTCACTTACTTGGGCAGAGGAAGTTGCGCGCTATTGCTTTTTGTGGTCGGCGTTTTTTGGCGCAGCGTATGGATTTAGAAAAGGTGTGCATATTAGCGTAACTATGCTTTTAGATAAATTTCCTCCAAAGCTCGCTAAAGCTTGTGTAATATCTATACATATCATCAATTCTCTTTTTCTTGCATTTATGGCTTATGCTGGGATTATGGTGTGCTATGATAATTATATGCTTGGCTATATGAGCGAGGCTCTGCATAATGTGCCCTTATGGATTTTCTTGCTTTGTTTACCTTTTGCTTTTTTTGGCGCAACTTATCGTTCGATTGAAAAAATCTATGAAGTATCTTGGACAGACGCAGACAAGGTTGTAAGAAACGCAGAAACTGAAATGATACACGATTCAGTCATAAAAAATTAG
- a CDS encoding DctP family TRAP transporter solute-binding subunit gives MKKLSILALISAISLGFIGCGEGEKQAKQDVYKVKFAHVVSANTPKGQAADFFAKRVEELSNGKIKVEVFPSAQLVDDDKVFQELTRNNVQMAAPSFSKFTPIAKEFNIWDVPFLFRDTEHLHKVMDGEVGQILKDIISKRGIVALDYWDAGFKQFSTNKKPIVLPEDAKGQKMRIMSSKVLEEQTKAIGAIPQVLPFGEVYSALSTGVVDAAENPLSNLYNSKFYEVQSSVTLSNHGYLGYLVVVSDGFWKQLPDDLKDIFTQALHEATEFERIESEKEEKILLEKLKKDDATKTQIFTLTDEQIATWKENMQAIYPKFYNIVGQDLIEKVLQVE, from the coding sequence ATGAAAAAACTTTCAATTTTAGCCCTAATCAGTGCAATAAGTTTAGGGTTTATAGGCTGTGGTGAGGGCGAAAAACAAGCAAAGCAAGATGTTTATAAGGTAAAATTTGCCCACGTAGTGAGCGCAAACACACCCAAAGGTCAAGCTGCTGATTTTTTTGCTAAGCGCGTAGAGGAACTAAGTAATGGCAAAATCAAGGTAGAAGTTTTCCCGAGCGCACAACTTGTTGATGATGATAAAGTCTTTCAAGAGCTTACGCGTAATAATGTGCAAATGGCAGCACCGAGCTTTTCAAAATTTACCCCTATCGCGAAAGAGTTTAATATTTGGGATGTGCCGTTTTTATTCCGCGATACAGAGCATTTGCATAAGGTAATGGATGGTGAAGTGGGGCAGATTCTAAAAGATATAATTTCTAAGCGGGGCATTGTTGCATTAGATTATTGGGACGCAGGTTTTAAACAATTTAGCACGAATAAAAAGCCTATTGTCCTCCCAGAAGATGCGAAAGGGCAAAAAATGCGTATTATGAGCTCAAAAGTGCTAGAGGAGCAAACAAAGGCAATTGGTGCGATTCCACAAGTGTTACCTTTTGGCGAAGTATATTCTGCACTCTCTACCGGTGTGGTCGATGCGGCTGAGAATCCTCTCTCAAACCTCTATAACTCAAAGTTTTATGAAGTGCAAAGCTCTGTTACACTCTCAAACCACGGCTATTTGGGTTATTTGGTAGTTGTAAGTGATGGATTTTGGAAGCAACTCCCTGATGATTTAAAAGATATTTTCACTCAAGCTTTACACGAGGCTACAGAGTTTGAACGCATAGAGAGTGAAAAAGAGGAAAAGATTCTATTAGAAAAGCTAAAAAAAGACGATGCAACAAAAACACAGATTTTTACCCTCACAGACGAGCAAATCGCTACTTGGAAAGAGAATATGCAGGCTATTTATCCTAAGTTTTATAACATCGTGGGACAAGACTTGATTGAAAAAGTATTGCAAGTAGAATAA
- a CDS encoding NifU family protein: MFPFSDEELQMPVEMVIQKVRPTLTLDGGDITLLGIKDAKVYVRLEGACKGCPSSANTLKYAIENRLKEEIHPDIGIVNVRHGEETTL; the protein is encoded by the coding sequence GTGTTTCCATTTAGTGATGAAGAACTGCAAATGCCCGTTGAAATGGTGATACAGAAGGTTCGACCAACATTAACATTAGATGGTGGCGATATTACTCTGCTTGGTATTAAAGATGCTAAAGTGTATGTGAGGCTTGAGGGTGCGTGTAAGGGCTGTCCAAGTTCAGCAAATACGCTCAAGTATGCTATTGAAAATCGTTTAAAAGAAGAAATTCACCCCGATATTGGCATTGTGAATGTTAGGCACGGAGAAGAAACTACATTATAA
- a CDS encoding UDP-N-acetylmuramoyl-L-alanyl-D-glutamate--2,6-diaminopimelate ligase, with product MIFTKNIKHRGKVYNALTDDTRVIEAFLSNQVAQDEKLKLDSLLLVKTKQNTPFVAKLQEHIALQSTEGDLESNVDSMDSQGDEVSKKGKVCVDSKGLMKTPCSQIHIIEANELYDVLFAKSAMQIVGITGTNGKTTTAAIIYSILLDLGYKVALLGTRGFFANDKQIRQKGLTTPGLLELYEDLCIAQEESCDFFIMEASSHAIEQERVAGLKFALKILTNITSDHLDYHKSIEEYRRVKNSFFEGEGAKLLNADEPHARCADKEAFYYGVEKRGHLNVSAYALESGIDAHIVWQHKNEVDKSAIEAHLYGKHNLYNILAGIAGVKILTHTSLESIAATLGNFGGVGGRMEVVHTKPLVIVDFAHTHDGMKQIFESFRHQKLAVVFGAGGDRDKSKRPKMGACAAYYAHKIYITSDNPRTESPQSIIDDILNGIERSERVCVEINRKEAIHRALDELADDEVLLILGKGDEDYQIIGTQKIHFDDREVVRDYFKKSNASK from the coding sequence ATGATATTCACAAAAAACATAAAGCATAGGGGCAAAGTTTATAACGCACTAACCGATGATACACGCGTGATTGAGGCGTTTTTGAGTAATCAAGTAGCGCAAGATGAAAAACTAAAACTCGATTCCTTACTCCTTGTGAAAACCAAGCAAAACACGCCATTTGTGGCAAAACTCCAAGAGCACATAGCCTTGCAAAGCACGGAGGGTGATTTAGAATCTAATGTGGATTCTATGGATTCTCAAGGAGATGAAGTTTCCAAAAAAGGCAAAGTTTGTGTAGATTCTAAGGGGCTTATGAAAACTCCCTGTTCGCAGATTCATATTATAGAGGCAAATGAGCTTTATGATGTGCTTTTTGCCAAATCCGCAATGCAAATCGTAGGGATTACGGGCACAAATGGCAAAACAACAACCGCGGCGATTATCTACTCGATTTTGCTTGATTTGGGCTATAAGGTGGCGTTGCTTGGCACGAGAGGATTTTTTGCAAATGACAAGCAGATAAGGCAAAAGGGGCTGACAACGCCCGGTTTGCTCGAGCTTTATGAGGATTTGTGTATCGCACAAGAAGAGAGTTGTGATTTTTTCATTATGGAAGCAAGTTCGCACGCCATTGAGCAAGAGCGCGTAGCAGGACTTAAGTTTGCCTTGAAGATTCTCACAAACATTACGAGCGACCACTTGGATTATCATAAAAGTATTGAGGAGTATCGCCGAGTAAAAAATAGCTTTTTTGAGGGCGAGGGTGCAAAATTGCTGAATGCTGATGAGCCACACGCGCGATGTGCGGATAAGGAGGCGTTTTACTATGGTGTGGAAAAGAGAGGGCATTTGAATGTTTCTGCCTATGCTTTAGAATCTGGCATAGACGCGCATATCGTGTGGCAGCATAAGAATGAAGTGGATAAAAGCGCGATAGAGGCGCATTTATATGGCAAACATAATTTGTATAATATTCTTGCTGGTATTGCTGGAGTGAAGATTCTCACCCATACATCTTTAGAATCTATTGCCGCGACTTTGGGGAATTTTGGCGGTGTAGGTGGGCGTATGGAAGTCGTGCATACAAAACCGCTTGTGATTGTGGATTTTGCCCATACACACGATGGTATGAAGCAGATTTTTGAAAGTTTTAGGCATCAAAAACTTGCCGTTGTCTTTGGTGCAGGGGGCGATAGAGACAAAAGCAAACGTCCTAAAATGGGTGCGTGTGCGGCATATTATGCCCATAAAATATATATTACAAGCGATAATCCGCGCACAGAATCCCCGCAGAGCATTATAGATGATATTTTAAACGGGATAGAAAGGAGTGAGCGCGTATGTGTAGAGATTAATCGTAAAGAAGCTATACACCGCGCCCTTGATGAACTAGCAGATGATGAAGTGTTGCTGATTCTAGGTAAGGGCGATGAGGATTATCAAATCATCGGCACACAAAAAATACATTTTGATGATAGGGAAGTGGTGAGAGATTATTTTAAAAAAAGTAATGCGAGTAAATAG
- a CDS encoding inorganic phosphate transporter, producing MEFKDIKHIEKAQKFNREDGIKIFVVLIFFLVISLIAIFVHTGHNTLLLVFATIVGGYMAMNIGANDVANNVGPAVGSQAITLVGAIIIAAICEAMGAIIAGGEVVSTIKSGIVDASQITESRIFLALMLAALLSAAVWL from the coding sequence ATGGAGTTCAAAGACATAAAGCACATAGAAAAAGCGCAGAAATTTAATCGCGAAGACGGCATTAAGATATTTGTTGTCCTCATATTTTTCTTAGTCATTTCGCTCATTGCTATATTTGTTCATACAGGACACAACACACTTCTGCTCGTGTTTGCTACTATCGTAGGCGGCTATATGGCGATGAATATTGGCGCGAACGATGTGGCAAATAATGTCGGTCCAGCTGTGGGCTCTCAAGCCATAACGCTTGTAGGCGCGATTATCATAGCGGCTATTTGTGAAGCAATGGGAGCTATCATCGCTGGTGGAGAGGTGGTAAGCACCATCAAATCCGGTATCGTAGATGCTAGCCAAATTACAGAATCTAGAATTTTTCTCGCACTTATGTTAGCCGCCCTACTCTCTGCTGCGGTATGGCTATAA
- a CDS encoding AzlD domain-containing protein: MSMFWILLLFSAITIFICRILPFIFANHALLGNTDGAFYRFLTYSTQAMLGAIVYSTAFFTHDIVSFLGDFALIDGVKLILLAFVFFATLWTNRLLSAFLLALVIFVGFVLGFT, translated from the coding sequence ATGAGTATGTTTTGGATTCTATTACTTTTTTCAGCAATCACAATCTTTATATGCAGAATCTTACCATTCATATTTGCTAATCACGCATTACTTGGTAATACAGACGGCGCATTTTATCGATTTCTCACTTATAGCACACAAGCTATGCTCGGGGCTATCGTGTATTCTACCGCATTTTTCACACACGATATTGTAAGCTTTCTTGGTGATTTTGCCTTGATTGATGGAGTGAAACTCATACTTTTAGCTTTTGTATTCTTTGCTACTCTTTGGACTAATCGCCTATTGAGTGCATTTTTACTCGCGCTTGTCATTTTTGTGGGATTTGTGTTGGGTTTTACGTGA